From the Mycoplasmatota bacterium genome, one window contains:
- a CDS encoding pyrimidine-nucleoside phosphorylase — protein sequence MRMTDLIIKKREQKPLTEEEINWIIEGYTKGDIPDYQMSSLLMAICFQDMNDEERYFLTKAVVDSGEVLDLSNVNGKTVDKHSTGGVGDKTSLALGPLIASCNVKLAKMSGRGLGHTGGTLDKLESIAGFNIELSEEDFINQVNEIGISIIGQTKEMCPADKKLYALRDVTGTIESIPLIASSIMGKKIAAGAETIVLDVKVGSGAFMKDIEHARTLSKAMVQIGKKFERNVSALITNMDEPLGEAVGNSLEVIEAIETLKGNGPKDFEELVLNLGAHILVNAGEAESINEAMGILKTQIDNHHALNKFKQFIKAQGGDELVVDDYSRLPQAKYIYEVKAENKGYVKAINALAVGNFAMKLGAGRETKVSEIDLAVGLKIKKKIGDLVDNDSIIGVIYSNSELNDDSFNEFRNLFTFTDDKIEKRKLILDVIK from the coding sequence ATGAGAATGACTGACTTGATTATTAAAAAAAGGGAACAAAAACCATTAACTGAAGAGGAAATCAATTGGATAATTGAGGGGTATACAAAAGGTGATATACCAGATTATCAGATGTCAAGTTTATTAATGGCGATATGTTTTCAAGATATGAACGATGAAGAACGTTATTTTCTAACAAAAGCTGTGGTTGATAGTGGAGAAGTATTAGATTTGTCTAATGTCAATGGTAAAACAGTAGATAAACATTCAACAGGAGGCGTAGGCGATAAGACATCATTGGCTTTAGGACCATTAATTGCTAGTTGCAATGTAAAACTAGCAAAGATGAGTGGTCGTGGCTTGGGTCATACGGGTGGAACGTTGGATAAATTAGAATCAATTGCAGGTTTTAATATAGAATTAAGTGAAGAAGATTTCATTAATCAAGTAAATGAAATTGGTATATCAATTATCGGGCAAACCAAGGAAATGTGCCCTGCAGATAAGAAATTATATGCTTTACGTGATGTGACGGGAACTATAGAATCGATACCTTTAATCGCATCATCTATTATGGGTAAAAAGATAGCTGCTGGTGCTGAAACCATTGTTTTAGATGTTAAAGTAGGTTCTGGTGCATTTATGAAAGATATTGAACATGCAAGAACATTATCAAAAGCCATGGTTCAAATTGGTAAAAAATTTGAACGAAATGTTTCTGCGTTAATTACGAATATGGATGAACCATTAGGCGAAGCAGTAGGAAATAGTTTAGAAGTAATTGAAGCAATTGAGACACTAAAAGGAAATGGTCCTAAAGATTTCGAAGAACTGGTTTTAAATTTAGGTGCTCATATATTGGTTAATGCTGGTGAAGCAGAGTCCATAAATGAAGCAATGGGAATTTTAAAAACACAAATTGACAATCACCATGCATTAAACAAGTTTAAACAGTTTATTAAAGCACAAGGTGGAGATGAATTAGTTGTAGATGATTATTCTCGTTTGCCACAAGCGAAATATATTTATGAAGTAAAAGCAGAAAATAAAGGATATGTAAAAGCAATTAATGCTTTAGCAGTAGGTAATTTCGCAATGAAATTAGGAGCAGGTAGAGAAACGAAGGTATCAGAAATTGATTTAGCAGTAGGATTAAAAATCAAGAAAAAAATTGGTGATTTAGTTGACAATGATTCAATCATTGGTGTTATATATAGTAATTCAGAATTAAATGATGATAGTTTTAATGAGTTTAGAAACTTGTTTACTTTTACAGATGATAAGATAGAAAAAAGAAAATTAATATTAGATGTGATTAAATAA
- a CDS encoding histidine phosphatase family protein has product MTKITLVRHGQTDYNKNRIIQGQIDIPLNSLGKEQAVKTSNHFKNESIDLIISSPLIRAYETAQIIANEINYTNDILIDKAFIERNFGQADGKEISLCIEKVHQEEITGLELSSQLKKRMIDGILKVVKENENKNIVIVCHSHSIKAVLSALNPDQYNFKTPLTNCGITLLEHRDNQLTILKASYNDYI; this is encoded by the coding sequence TTGACAAAAATCACATTAGTAAGACACGGTCAAACCGATTATAATAAAAATCGTATTATCCAAGGACAAATTGATATCCCTTTAAATTCATTAGGGAAAGAACAAGCAGTTAAAACTTCGAATCACTTTAAAAATGAATCAATCGATTTAATCATTTCTTCGCCACTCATAAGAGCATATGAAACCGCACAAATCATCGCAAATGAAATAAATTATACAAATGATATCCTTATAGATAAAGCATTTATTGAAAGAAATTTTGGACAAGCAGATGGTAAAGAAATTTCTTTATGTATAGAGAAGGTCCATCAAGAAGAAATAACTGGTTTAGAACTAAGTAGTCAACTTAAGAAACGAATGATCGATGGCATTTTAAAAGTTGTTAAAGAAAATGAAAATAAAAATATTGTAATTGTTTGTCATTCACATTCAATAAAAGCTGTTCTTTCTGCATTAAATCCCGATCAATATAATTTTAAAACCCCTTTAACTAATTGTGGAATTACCTTATTAGAACATAGGGATAATCAATTAACTATATTAAAAGCAAGTTATAACGATTATATTTAA